In candidate division KSB1 bacterium, one DNA window encodes the following:
- a CDS encoding polysaccharide deacetylase family protein — MSLMTRSHSRWAKSRLSRALVQSGAAALWYRMVTPRRPQFRVLGYHRVTREPQPAGTIEEALAVPVAEFVRQMAYVRQMFSPVHLEAFASFRQNPRAFRLPPLAVTFDDGYRDNFTLALPVLQEFGVPATVFVTTGQVGRHTVFWWNELSHLVWRAPEGEYCVELQGRGQCFRLAPAAERQSAFWRLFRLLCKMPEVQRHTTLAHLRSELGRGAETEAPAAEMLSAQDIAEAPGDFLRFGAHTLHHVVLTKVPAEEARREIVDSMAQLRAWTGREVITFAYPLGDASSFDERVRNMLAEAGIRFAVTTLKGANTPAQDPLLLRRTLIDGADDFCTFVCKVVGLFDGYHR; from the coding sequence ATGAGCCTCATGACCCGGAGTCATTCCCGCTGGGCTAAGAGCAGGCTCAGCCGGGCCCTGGTCCAATCGGGCGCAGCTGCTCTCTGGTACCGCATGGTGACCCCGCGCCGGCCGCAGTTCCGGGTGCTGGGTTATCATAGGGTGACCAGGGAACCGCAGCCGGCAGGTACCATCGAGGAAGCGCTGGCTGTGCCGGTGGCAGAGTTTGTCCGCCAGATGGCCTACGTGCGACAGATGTTCTCGCCGGTACACCTGGAGGCCTTTGCCTCTTTCCGGCAGAACCCGCGCGCCTTTCGTCTGCCACCGCTTGCGGTGACCTTTGATGACGGCTATCGGGACAATTTCACGCTCGCGCTCCCTGTTCTCCAGGAGTTCGGCGTGCCCGCCACCGTTTTTGTCACCACCGGACAGGTGGGTAGGCACACGGTTTTCTGGTGGAATGAACTCAGCCACCTGGTGTGGAGGGCTCCGGAGGGTGAGTATTGCGTGGAACTGCAAGGGAGGGGACAATGCTTTCGGCTCGCACCCGCCGCTGAACGGCAGTCCGCCTTCTGGCGTTTGTTCCGCCTGCTGTGTAAGATGCCCGAAGTGCAAAGGCACACTACCCTTGCGCACCTCAGGAGCGAGCTTGGCCGAGGGGCGGAGACCGAGGCTCCGGCAGCCGAGATGTTGAGTGCCCAAGACATCGCCGAGGCGCCAGGCGACTTCCTCCGTTTCGGTGCGCACACCCTGCACCACGTGGTGCTCACCAAGGTCCCCGCCGAGGAGGCGCGTCGGGAAATAGTCGACTCCATGGCTCAGCTGCGGGCGTGGACCGGTAGGGAGGTGATTACTTTTGCCTATCCTTTGGGGGACGCCTCCTCCTTCGACGAACGGGTGAGAAACATGCTGGCAGAGGCTGGCATTCGCTTCGCCGTCACCACGCTGAAAGGGGCAAACACCCCAGCCCAGGACCCCCTGCTCCTCCGCCGCACCCTGATCGACGGCGCAGACGACTTTTGCACGTTCGTATGCAAAGTCGTGGGGCTTTTTGACGGTTACCACCGCTGA
- a CDS encoding putative glycoside hydrolase has protein sequence MRTSRLFLTLLLAASGLPLSAEAQKHNPPYPRVVASGPGGITFGETSIGAKPMIWAQYDLAIVYADVGRGGPEYAALLRQYNPDIVILGLVSTQGVWPGSDPVEFHALHSYSTVTTESVGPGSTSIPVASTATFPNAPYYIFVGDSPVYYRGKTSTAFTGVASDQLGTTYPAGTKVTAPVRFVGFGMLPNLTEYCPLVDGKAAWQHLVDKRFERADFTNFDGTAWDAFRETFWAEDFDDVDFDNNGRNDFEEHGLNWINEKWRVGMTSLLLYERQRFQQVHPGKPSIILVNCGGGGGEAGLFTLANGIVWEGFMRFAAGWGDPWGLFANMQAWLSNGLKPSVYYIKDYVKEANAETGKNDFTYMRYGLTTALLGDSYYGRTFGDYYYISYWYDEFDTDLGYPTGMPQRLANGAYVRFFDKGAVICNPTGTTITVTDADLRSASGYAGPYYRFRGGQDPDFNNGSLFASVQLYGWTADKPKRNRGDGILLFKEPTVAVSDIIVGNYNNNDTSPGSSPAAYEGRWVPMNTRWISFAGNNPYYTQWTAPADQTPEGYGYFVAAPGQGEATATYTPTIGVAGYYEVFEWHGWHGDTPSSYQEASNVPYEVVVNGEVKRRGFIDQTGNYGQWNRLGLFYFPKGTTSYVRISNNANGYVISDALRFVFRGTEKQDTTPPSPPKGVRVEKP, from the coding sequence ATGAGAACGTCACGTCTGTTTCTTACGCTGCTTCTTGCGGCGAGCGGGTTGCCACTTTCCGCAGAGGCCCAGAAGCACAATCCCCCCTATCCGCGCGTGGTAGCAAGCGGCCCCGGGGGGATCACCTTCGGCGAGACCTCCATCGGGGCCAAGCCCATGATCTGGGCGCAGTACGACCTGGCCATCGTCTATGCCGATGTGGGACGGGGAGGCCCCGAGTATGCGGCGCTTCTCCGCCAGTACAATCCTGACATCGTGATTCTGGGACTGGTGAGCACCCAAGGGGTGTGGCCAGGAAGCGACCCGGTGGAGTTCCATGCCCTGCACTCCTACTCCACCGTCACCACCGAAAGCGTTGGCCCTGGCTCCACGTCGATCCCGGTGGCGAGCACTGCGACCTTTCCCAATGCGCCGTATTACATTTTTGTAGGTGACAGCCCAGTCTACTATCGCGGCAAGACGAGCACGGCATTCACCGGCGTGGCATCAGACCAACTTGGCACCACGTATCCGGCGGGCACCAAGGTCACGGCACCGGTGCGCTTCGTGGGCTTTGGCATGCTGCCCAACCTGACGGAGTACTGCCCGCTCGTCGATGGAAAGGCGGCTTGGCAGCATCTGGTGGACAAGCGTTTTGAGCGCGCCGACTTTACCAACTTCGACGGCACCGCCTGGGATGCTTTCCGCGAAACCTTTTGGGCGGAAGACTTTGATGATGTCGATTTCGATAACAACGGCAGGAACGATTTCGAAGAACATGGCCTGAACTGGATCAACGAGAAGTGGCGCGTGGGCATGACCAGTCTCCTGCTCTATGAGCGGCAGCGCTTTCAGCAGGTGCATCCGGGCAAGCCGAGCATCATCTTGGTCAACTGCGGCGGCGGTGGCGGCGAGGCAGGATTGTTTACCCTCGCCAACGGCATCGTGTGGGAAGGCTTTATGCGCTTTGCCGCCGGTTGGGGTGACCCGTGGGGGCTTTTTGCCAACATGCAGGCGTGGCTCAGCAACGGCCTCAAGCCCTCGGTCTACTACATCAAGGATTATGTCAAAGAAGCCAATGCCGAAACGGGCAAGAATGACTTCACCTACATGCGCTATGGGCTGACCACCGCCCTCTTGGGAGACTCCTACTATGGCCGTACGTTCGGCGACTATTACTACATTTCCTACTGGTACGACGAGTTCGATACGGACCTGGGCTACCCCACGGGCATGCCGCAACGCTTGGCCAATGGTGCCTACGTGCGCTTTTTTGACAAAGGCGCGGTCATCTGCAACCCCACCGGAACGACCATCACGGTGACGGATGCGGACCTGAGGAGCGCCTCCGGCTACGCCGGCCCCTACTACCGGTTCAGGGGAGGGCAGGACCCAGATTTCAACAATGGCTCTCTGTTTGCCTCTGTACAGCTGTACGGCTGGACTGCCGACAAGCCCAAGCGCAACCGCGGCGATGGTATTCTCTTGTTCAAAGAACCCACGGTAGCGGTCAGCGACATCATCGTCGGCAACTACAACAACAACGACACCAGTCCAGGCAGTTCACCTGCTGCTTATGAAGGAAGATGGGTACCGATGAACACGCGCTGGATCAGCTTCGCTGGCAACAATCCCTACTACACACAGTGGACCGCGCCAGCCGACCAGACCCCCGAAGGGTACGGCTACTTCGTGGCTGCCCCGGGACAGGGCGAAGCCACTGCCACCTATACGCCGACCATCGGCGTGGCCGGCTACTACGAAGTCTTCGAGTGGCACGGGTGGCATGGCGATACGCCCTCAAGCTATCAGGAGGCGAGCAATGTGCCGTATGAGGTGGTGGTGAACGGGGAGGTCAAGCGTCGCGGCTTTATTGACCAGACCGGCAACTACGGGCAGTGGAATCGCCTCGGTTTGTTTTACTTCCCCAAGGGCACCACGAGCTACGTGCGCATCAGCAACAACGCTAACGGCTACGTAATCTCGGACGCCTTGCGCTTCGTGTTCCGCGGCACAGAAAAGCAGGATACCACGCCGCCTTCGCCACCGAAGGGTGTGCGCGTGGAAAAACCATGA